A portion of the Sabethes cyaneus chromosome 3, idSabCyanKW18_F2, whole genome shotgun sequence genome contains these proteins:
- the LOC128740588 gene encoding ubiquitin-conjugating enzyme E2 Q2-like, whose translation MACLATLKLEIEALKQVFTKNDERFQVLAASVDEVSCCFIGSNGEKYAIQANIVGSYPSSPPIWFAESEEASITDALQLLANTSGQNNHVVNQVDILVRELCRIHEIPLPSALDSLKAQLQPQSSGAGPLSEEVTRGASLEKSDDSDSDYDVLEDLMSENDTEGEQEPKPETEVEYFTILKRIRDKPTDSSSTDSVSSSVRLMKELRDIYQSDSYKNNIFSVELVDDSLYEWNVRLKSVDPDSQLQKDLVLLKEQQGEEGILLNITFKSTYPFDPPFVGIVYPAIAGGYVLFGGAICMELLTKQGWSSAYTIEAVILQIAAAMVTKEARVNFEATKMLSKNPYNLKRAQQSFASVEKAHAMHGWATLGTPKG comes from the coding sequence ATGGCGTGCTTGGCCACTTTGAAACTGGAAATAGAGGCCCTCAAGCAGGTGTTCACCAAAAACGATGAACGGTTCCAGGTTCTTGCTGCATCGGTGGATGAGGTGAGTTGCTGTTTTATTGGCAGCAACGGTGAAAAGTATGCCATTCAGGCAAATATTGTGGGATCTTACCCTTCTTCACCACCAATATGGTTTGCCGAGAGCGAGGAAGCCAGCATAACCGACGCTTTGCAATTGCTCGCAAATACTAGTGGTCAAAATAACCATGTTGTAAATCAGGTCGATATATTAGTACGTGAACTTTGTAGGATTCATGAAATTCCGCTGCCTTCTGCTTTGGACAGTTTAAAAGCTCAATTGCAGCCTCAATCATCTGGTGCGGGCCCACTTTCTGAGGAGGTAACTAGAGGAGCGAGTCTAGAAAAGAGCGACGATAGTGATTCCGATTATGACGTTTTGGAGGATTTGATGAGTGAAAATGACACGGAAGGTGAGCAAGAACCAAAACCAGAAACAGAAGTGGAATACTTTACAATATTAAAACGAATACGCGATAAACCAACCGACTCTAGTTCGACTGATTCAGTTTCAAGTTCGGTTCGGCTGATGAAAGAACTGCGGGATATTTATCAATCCGATTcgtacaaaaacaatattttttcggtgGAATTGGTTGATGATTCGCTTTACGAGTGGAATGTACGACTAAAGTCCGTCGATCCCGATAGCCAACTGCAAAAAGATCTCGTTCTACTGAAAGAACAACAAGGCGAGGAAGGCATCCTGCTCAACATTACGTTCAAGAGCACATATCCGTTCGATCCGCCGTTTGTGGGCATTGTCTATCCGGCCATTGCAGGTGGCTATGTCTTATTCGGAGGTGCGATCTGCATGGAATTACTCACAAAACAGGGCTGGAGCTCTGCGTACACTATTGAGGCAGTTATTTTGCAGATAGCGGCTGCAATGGTTACTAAAGAAGCGCGAGTAAACTTTGAAGCTACAAAGATGCTTTCTAAGAATCCATATAACTTGAAGCGCGCACAGCAGAGTTTCGCGTCGGTGGAGAAAGCCCACGCAATGCATGGTTGGGCTACTCTGGGCACGCCGAAAGGATAA